One part of the Candidatus Binatia bacterium genome encodes these proteins:
- a CDS encoding OmpA family protein: MERTIILDNVLFDFDKTAIKPDGAKILDRLIAFLKENPDKRVDLEGHTDSVGTEKYNQGLSERRAASVQDYLTKRGVNASRITMKGFGESKPIADNKTAEGRAKNRRVEIKVR, translated from the coding sequence GTGGAGCGGACGATTATCTTGGACAACGTCCTATTCGATTTCGATAAGACCGCTATCAAGCCGGATGGGGCCAAGATTCTCGATCGCCTGATTGCATTCCTCAAAGAGAATCCGGACAAGAGGGTGGATCTCGAAGGCCATACCGACTCGGTCGGCACGGAGAAATACAACCAGGGATTATCGGAAAGGCGCGCCGCTTCGGTGCAGGACTACCTGACCAAGCGCGGCGTTAATGCGAGCCGGATCACGATGAAAGGATTCGGCGAGAGCAAGCCCATTGCCGATAACAAGACCGCCGAAGGCCGGGCGAAGAACCGGCGGGTCGAGATAAAAGTACGCTAA
- a CDS encoding Rieske 2Fe-2S domain-containing protein, with the protein MMTEEQNELLSRTGPGTPCGEMLRRYWLPVGLTEEITAGGKPNQIKVMSEDLVLFRDDLGRPGLLALNCSHRLTSLAYGRVEDGGIRCAFHGWLYDIEGKCLEQPAEPDPFADKIRHLSYPCRDLGGLIFAYLGPNEKMPLLPRYEVLIREDGSRKADCYRINSNYLQNVEGAVDTVHFSYLHMDRWSKVKHKLSTLPKPKIEFRETDYGIWQKSLLPDVSREVTQVVYAHFFMPAGFMRIQESLNRKVGVQKFQSWYVPIDDERTMRFQAGFTPQGKDGKLYAWPAAHDSTPPGPENEYFRDYENADTISGIPVNAPGTAVKGFLAQDNMVNESQGAIVDRRREHLGAFDKVLSAMRVMYLVAIDDVRKGKDPKHIFRDDAKNQMVRIGGDEEQESV; encoded by the coding sequence ATGATGACCGAAGAACAAAACGAGCTTCTGAGCCGCACCGGACCGGGAACACCGTGCGGCGAGATGCTCAGGCGCTACTGGCTGCCGGTCGGTCTCACTGAAGAGATAACGGCCGGCGGAAAACCCAACCAGATCAAAGTCATGAGCGAGGATCTGGTGCTGTTCCGCGATGATCTCGGGCGGCCGGGCCTATTGGCTCTCAACTGTTCTCACCGGCTCACCTCATTGGCCTATGGCCGAGTCGAAGACGGAGGCATTCGCTGCGCGTTTCACGGCTGGCTCTACGACATCGAGGGGAAATGTCTGGAGCAGCCCGCCGAGCCCGACCCGTTCGCGGATAAAATTCGCCACCTCTCCTATCCGTGCCGGGACCTTGGCGGATTGATCTTCGCGTACCTGGGGCCGAATGAGAAGATGCCGCTTCTGCCTCGGTACGAGGTCTTGATTCGGGAAGATGGCAGCCGGAAAGCCGACTGCTATCGGATCAACAGCAACTACCTGCAAAACGTCGAGGGCGCGGTGGACACCGTCCATTTTTCCTATCTGCACATGGACCGGTGGTCGAAGGTGAAGCACAAGCTCTCCACCTTGCCGAAGCCGAAAATAGAGTTCAGGGAAACCGACTACGGTATCTGGCAGAAATCGCTTCTACCGGACGTCAGCCGCGAGGTCACCCAGGTGGTCTACGCCCACTTCTTCATGCCGGCCGGTTTTATGAGAATTCAGGAGAGTTTGAACAGGAAAGTCGGCGTGCAGAAATTTCAGTCGTGGTACGTGCCCATCGACGACGAACGTACGATGCGCTTTCAGGCAGGATTTACTCCGCAGGGCAAAGACGGCAAGCTCTACGCCTGGCCTGCCGCGCATGACTCGACGCCGCCCGGGCCCGAGAACGAATATTTCCGGGACTATGAGAACGCCGATACCATCTCGGGCATTCCGGTGAACGCGCCGGGGACCGCGGTCAAGGGCTTTCTCGCGCAAGACAACATGGTCAATGAGTCGCAGGGCGCCATCGTCGACCGCCGCCGCGAGCATCTCGGCGCGTTCGACAAGGTGCTGAGCGCCATGCGCGTCATGTATCTCGTCGCGATCGACGACGTGCGCAAGGGAAAGGACCCGAAGCACATCTTTCGGGATGACGCTAAGAATCAGATGGTCCGCATCGGCGGCGATGAAGAGCAGGAGTCGGTGTGA
- a CDS encoding SDR family oxidoreductase, whose amino-acid sequence MTRFADKVALVTGADAEIGRAIAVAFAREGAAVACCCRAAEQGRETSLAIERIGGKTVLIEGNVARERDAEAAVKRALDEFGRLDVLVNYGAARRVVGTIMEISDEDFAEEMDADLKSVIALSRCAIPAMAKNGGGAIVNLSSLARSGVKGRALRSASKAALSSLTRAMALDHGPQNIRVNAVLLGPTLTSEMARRPEQMKLLEEESALKKLHTPEDVAAAVLFLASDDARRITGVLLPVDAGRSLPRF is encoded by the coding sequence GTGACGCGGTTTGCCGACAAGGTAGCTCTGGTCACCGGCGCCGACGCCGAGATCGGCCGGGCCATCGCGGTCGCATTCGCGCGGGAGGGCGCCGCGGTCGCCTGTTGTTGCCGCGCCGCGGAGCAGGGACGCGAGACCAGTCTGGCGATAGAGCGGATCGGCGGAAAGACAGTTTTGATAGAAGGCAACGTGGCGCGCGAGCGCGATGCGGAAGCCGCGGTGAAGAGAGCGTTGGATGAGTTCGGCCGCCTCGACGTGCTGGTCAACTATGGGGCTGCCCGCCGCGTCGTCGGAACGATCATGGAGATATCGGATGAAGATTTTGCCGAGGAGATGGACGCCGACTTAAAGAGCGTAATCGCGCTCTCGCGCTGCGCGATTCCGGCCATGGCGAAAAACGGCGGCGGCGCGATCGTGAATCTCTCGTCCCTCGCACGCTCGGGCGTCAAGGGGCGCGCGCTGCGCTCCGCCAGCAAGGCAGCTCTAAGCTCTTTAACGCGCGCGATGGCCCTGGACCATGGACCTCAGAACATTAGGGTTAACGCCGTCCTGTTGGGGCCGACGCTTACTTCCGAAATGGCGCGCAGACCCGAACAGATGAAGCTGCTGGAAGAGGAATCGGCGCTGAAAAAACTCCACACGCCGGAGGACGTGGCGGCGGCGGTGCTGTTCCTCGCCTCGGACGACGCCAGACGCATTACCGGAGTCTTGTTACCGGTCGACGCCGGCAGGTCTCTTCCAAGATTCTAA